CCGGCCATCCAACGCGGCCCTCAGGAATTTCGGGAAACTGCCATAGGCCCGCGGATGCGGATAATCATGACTCAAAGGGCCACAGGGCGCGCGCAGGGAGGCATCCGATCCGATCATCACCCAGGGTTGATCGAGAATCCGCCAGAGATTATCTTCACTCATTCCCTGGAAAAAGGCACTGGTCATCAACCGGTCCGTCTCAATCAAATGCAGCGCCGCATCCACCGGGTCCATTTTCAAAAGGCCGGCCACCTCGGCCAGCGGCAGGCCGCGGTATCGAATATTCGCTTCGGTGGTGGATCCGATGGTGATACTGCCCCAGGAGCGTTCCGACCGGTTTTCAAGAAGCTCCGTCCGCAACCGGGCCCTGATCCCGGGATCCTGCAAGCGCGCCATCTCCGCCTCGCGCCCCCCTTCTGTCGCCCAATCCGGGAAAATGACATCCAGTTCGGTGCAGGATGAAATATAGGGATATCGATCCGCGGCCACGTCCATTCCTGACCGCCGGGCGGACACGATGGTCTCCAGCGCCGCATCGATCAAATGCCAGTTTCCCTGCCCCGAGGTCTTGAGATGCGACACCTGAACCCGCACCCCGGTCTCACGCCCCACGCCGATGGTCTCGTCAAGGGCCTCGATCAACCGGCTGCTTTCGCTTCGCATATGCGAGGTATAGATCCCCTCCTTGCGTTGCACCACGCGGGCCAACCGGAGAATCTCCTCCCGGGCGGCATACATCCCCGGCGGATAAATCAGCCCGGTACTGAGTCCGCGCCCCCCCGCCTCCAGACTCTCCTCCAGTAACCGCTCCATCGCTTTCACTTCATCATCCGTCGCCGCACGCCCCTGGTACCCCATGACTGAGGCCCTCAGCACATTATGGCCAACCAGGGGAACGACATTCAAAATCGGCCGGACGGTTTCCAGCACCTGCCGGTATTCGGCCATCGTCTGCCATTGGCCGGGATACGTGTGAAGCTGCCAGTCGGAAGCCAGATGAGCCTCCCCCAGACAGGGCGCGGCGGAAGCCCCGCAGTTTCCCACCACTTCCGTGGTGATCCCCTGATATACCTTGCTGGGAGCCGTCGGTTCAATCAGCAGGTAGGCATCGGAATGGGAGTGGGTATCAATGAATCCCGGGCAGACCAGATGGCCTTGGGCGTCAATGACCGACCTGGCTTCCGCCTTCTCCAGCGCGCCCATGGCCCGGATGCGATCCCCGTTGATCCCGATGTCGGCCCGGCGGGCCGGCCCCCCCGTTCCATCCAGGATCATGCCATTGATTATTTTGAGGTCAAACATACCGGCCAGTCACTCAGCCTGGGGAGGTCAATAACGCCATGATGTCCTTCTGGACGGCATCGAGGGCGGTAAGCTTCAATTGGGGATCGGTGATGGCAAAGGTCTCGCCCGTCTTCTTATGCTCATAAACCACCACCCGGAGGCCGTTCTCCAACGTTTTGATTTCGCGTTCAATCAGCACCCGCTGCCGCTCCAGCATCACGGCCAGAATATAGATGACGCTGGTCTGAGCCGGGTCATTCGCTTCAATCAAATTGCGGAGCAGCGTCTCGGCGGTCTCCTTCTTGATCCGGTGATCCGGCTCACTCGGGGGCAGTTTAAAGAATCCGCGC
The genomic region above belongs to bacterium and contains:
- a CDS encoding D-aminoacylase, yielding MFDLKIINGMILDGTGGPARRADIGINGDRIRAMGALEKAEARSVIDAQGHLVCPGFIDTHSHSDAYLLIEPTAPSKVYQGITTEVVGNCGASAAPCLGEAHLASDWQLHTYPGQWQTMAEYRQVLETVRPILNVVPLVGHNVLRASVMGYQGRAATDDEVKAMERLLEESLEAGGRGLSTGLIYPPGMYAAREEILRLARVVQRKEGIYTSHMRSESSRLIEALDETIGVGRETGVRVQVSHLKTSGQGNWHLIDAALETIVSARRSGMDVAADRYPYISSCTELDVIFPDWATEGGREAEMARLQDPGIRARLRTELLENRSERSWGSITIGSTTEANIRYRGLPLAEVAGLLKMDPVDAALHLIETDRLMTSAFFQGMSEDNLWRILDQPWVMIGSDASLRAPCGPLSHDYPHPRAYGSFPKFLRAALDGRTVPLPEAVRKMTSLPAAQFRLGARGELREGYLADVTVLDPGTVRDCATFSDPHRFSEGITHLIVNGQTVLADGQLTGARPGSWL